In the Armatimonadota bacterium genome, TCGCCCAGGAGGTCGAGGAAGGCCTCGCCTGGGCCGAAGCGAGCCCGGAGCCCTCGCCCGCGTCGGTGGCAGACGGCGTCTACGCCCCCGCCCAGGAGACGTTGCCGTGGCCCAGATGACCTACCTGGAGGCGATCCGCGACGCCCTGCTGGTGGCCATGCGGCAGGACGACCGGGTCTTCCTCATCGGCGAGGACATCGGCGTCTACGGGGGCGCGTTCGGCATCACCCGCGGCTTCCTCGACGAGTTCGGACCGCTGCGGGTGATCGACGGGCCGCTGGCCGAGACCGCCAACGTGGGCGCCGGCGTGGGGGCTGCGGTCATGGGCATGCGCCCGGTGGTGGAGATGCAGTTCGCCGATTTCGTGACCGATGCCATGACCCAGGTCGTGAACATGGCGGCGACGTTCCACTACCGTACGGGCTGGCCGCTGCCGCTGGTGCTCCGCATGCCCTACGGCGGCGACGTGAAGGGCGGGCCGTTCCACTCCCAGTGCAAGGAGGCCTGGTTCGTCCACACGCCCGGGCTGAAAGTGGTGGCGCCCGCCTTCGCAGCCGACGCCAAGGGGTTGCTGCTGGCGGCGATCCGCGATCCCAACCCCGTCCTCTACTTCGAGCACAAGCACCTCTACCGCTACCAGAAGGAGGAGGTGCCCGAGGGCGACTACACCGTGCCCATCGGCACGGCGCGGGTGGTCCGCGAGGGCACCACGCTCTCGGTGTTCTCCTACGGCTGGATGCTCCACAAGTGTCTGCAGGCCGCTGACCAGGTGGCGGCGGAGGGGATCTTCCCGGAGGTGGTGGACCTGCGCAGCCTGGCGCCCCTGGACACCGAGGGGATCCTCGCATCGGTCCGTCGCACCGGGAAGGCCCTCATCGCCTACGAGGCCAACCGCACCGGCGGGGTCGGCGCCGAGGTGGCCGCGCGCATCGCAGAGGCCGCGTTCGAGGACCTCGACGGCCCCATCGTGCGCGTGGCCAGCGCGGATGCACCGGTGCCCCACAGCCCCGTCCTGGAGGCTGCCTTCCAGCCGCAGGTTGCCGATCTCGCGGCGGCCATGCGCCGGCTGGCGGCCTACTGATCGGGCGCAGGAGTTCGTGGGCCAACGGCGAACGGCAGCAGCGAACCACGACCGACGACAGAGGCCAACACGGCATTCGGGGCAGCGTTCACCGCTCGCGATCGGGGCGCGGCAACGATGGTACCACAGCCGGGCAGCGCGGGCGGTTTTCGTTGGCGCGCCATATCAGCCAGCTCATACCGCGGCGCGGGAGGGGGACGCAGATGCGGTGGACTGTCCTGGCGACGTGCGCGGTTGGAGTCGGGTTCGTGCTAGCGGTGGCCGCCACGGTGGGCGGCCAGGCCCGACATGGCGGCGCGCTGGTCATCCGGGCGGCCTCGGACCCCGGGACATTGAACGGGGCCATCACCACGGCCAGCCCGGCGCACACCGTCGCCGACTCGATCTTCAACGGCCTGGTGCAGCTCGACGCACGGCTACAACCGGTGCCCGATCTGGCCGAACGGTGGACCGTCGCGCCCGACGGCCGCACGTACACCTTCAGGCTGGCGCGCGGGGTCCGGTGGCACGACGGCCGGCCGTTCACGTCGGCCGACGTGAAGTTCACCTACGAGCACGTGCTCCTCACGTACCACGCGCGGACGCGGGCGGGTCTGGAGGGCGTCCTGGACGCGGTGGACGCGCCCGACCCGCACACGGTGGTGTTTCGGTTCAAGCGTCCGTTCGGCGCGCTGTTGCAGCGGGCCGACGTCACCGAGGCGCCCATCCTGCCGCGGCATCTCTATGAGGGGACCGACGTGCTGCAGCATCCGGCGAACGCAGTGCCGGTGGGCACCGGCCCGTTCCGGTTCAAGGAGTGGCAGCGCGGGGCGGAGGTGACGCTCGTCAAGAACGAGGCCTACTTCAAGCACGGCGCGCCTAGCATGGATCTGCTGGTCTTCCGGATCCTCCCCCAGCCCGCGCTGGCCGTGATCGCGCTGGAACGGGGGGAGGTGCACTACCACGACACCGTGCCCGCTCCTGACGTCCGCCGGCTCCAGGCAACAGGTGCGTTCACGCTCGTGCCGGCCCTGGCAGGACCGGGCGGGTCCTTCTGCATCTCCACGGCGTTTCCCAACCTGACCCGGCCGCCATTGGACCAGGTGCGGGTGCGGCAGGCGATCTACCAGGCGCTCAACCGCGAGTTCATGGTGCTGGCCGTCGCGGGGGGGCTCGGACGCGTCGCCACCGCCCCGATCTCGCGCGGCATCCCCTGGGCGCATCATCCCGGGCTGCCGCCGGTACGCTATGATCCGGCGCGCGCCAACGCGCTGCTGGACGAGGCCGGCGTGCGCCGCGGGGCAGACGGCGTACGGCTCCGTCTCACGTTCCCGGTGGCCACGACGCAGATTCGGTACGCCGAGGTCATGCGCGACAACCTGCGGGACGTCGGCATCGAGGTGGTCGTGCAGCCCATGGAGTTCACCGCGGCGGTGCAGACGGTGTTCGTCCGCCGGGAGTTCGACCTGGCGTTCGCATCGTACTGCAACGGCCCCGATCCGGACATCGGGGTCAAACGAATGTACGTCAGCAGCAACATCCAGCCCATCCCCTTCAGCAACGGAGCAGGCTACCGCAATCCGCGGGTCGACGACCTGTTCGACGCGGCCACCCGATCGCTCGACCTGCCGCAGCGCGGCCGCCACTACCGGGACATCCAGGAGATCCTGTGGCAGGAGGTCCCGTACTTCTGGCTCGTGGAGACGTTTCGGTACGTGGGGTACCCCAGGACGCTGCGCGACGTGCAGTCCTGGTCGGGGAACGTCGCGGAGCGTGCGTACTGGAGCGTCGCCCGCTGAGGACGACGCGTGCTGCTGCTGCTGCGCTTCGCCGGACGGCGCATGGTCACGGCACTGCCGATGCTGGCGGCCGTGGCAGTGGTGACGTTTCTCCTGGTCCGGCTGGCGCCCGGCGACCCCGTCTACGTGCTGGCCGGGGAAGGCGGGACGCCGGCGTACTACGCGCTGGTGCGACAGCGCCTGGGGCTGGACCGGCCGCTTCCCGAGCAGCTGGCCCGGTACCTGGCGACGCTGGCGCGTGGCGACCTGGGCTGGTCGTTGCACCAGCAGCGCCCGGTAGGTGCGTTGATCGTCGAGCGGCTCCCGGCGACGCTGGTGCTGGCGGGAGCGGCGTTCCTGCTGGCCACCGCAGCGGGCCTGGGGCTCGGCGTCTGGGCGGCCGCCCGTGCCGGGAGCGTGGTGGATCGTCTGCTGCTCGTGACGGCCACGGTCGGGTCGTCGTTGCCGGTCTTCTGGACGGGGTTGCTGCTGGTGCTGGTCTTCGCGTGGCACCTGCACTGGGTGCCCGTTCAGGGCATGATGGCAGCGCCAGCGCCCGACACGGCAGCGGCGCGCGTGCTGGACGTCCTGCACCACCTGGTGTTGCCCGCCTGTGCCCTGGCCCTGCAGCCGCTGGCCTCCGTCTCGCGTCTGATGCGGCTAAAGCTCCTCGAGGCCCTGGCCGAACCCTACATCGTCACGGCCCGGGCCAAGGGCCTCTCCCAGGGCCGGGTACTCGCCCACGCCGCCCGCAACGCCCTCCTGCCAGTGCTGACGGTCATGGGCGGGTACGCGCAGATGCTGGTCTCCGGCGCGGTGCTGACGGAGACGGTGTTCGCGTGGCCGGGGCTCGGGCGGCTGGCCCTGGATGCCACCTTGACGCGCGACTACCCCCTGATCCTCGGCCTGGTGCTCACGGGCGCGGCGAGCACCGTGGCGCTCCACTGGCTGACAGACGTGCTCTACGGCGCCATCGATCCGCGGATCACCTATGGCTGAGGCGCCGGGCCGTCGTCGGTACGGCCGACACCCGGCGGGACGACGCAGGCGGGTGCTGTGGCAGCCCCCCGATCTTGCCGCGGGCGGTGTGGTACTGGTCGTGGCGTGCGTCGTGGCGCTGTTCCCGCACGCTGTGACGTCCGCCGATCCCATGCGCACCGGCGGTGTACCGCTGCAGCCCCCCTCGTCCACGCACCCGTTGGGCACCGATGAACTGGGGCGTGACCTGTGGAGCAACCTCGTCCATGGCACGCGCACATCCCTGGCGGTCGGTGTCCTGGCCACGACGCTGGGAACCTCCATCGGGGTCGCCGTGGGTGCTGTGGCGGGTTACCACGGCGGGTTCTGGGACGAGGGCCTGATGCGTCTTGCGGAACTCGTGCAGATCGTGCCGCGGTTCCTGCTGGCGCTGCTCCTGGTCGCCCTGTTCGGCAGCCGCCTGAGCGTCCTCACCCTCGTCATCGCCGCCACCACCTGGCCGGTGGTCGCCCGCGTCGTCCGCAGCGAGGTCCTGTCCCTGCGTCAGCGCGACTTCGTGGTGGCCGCGCGGGCTGTGGGCGCCCGTGACGCGCGGGTCATCGCGCGGCACCTGCTGCCCAACGCCCTGCCTGCGGTGTTGATCGGCGCACCGGTACAGGTCGGGCGCGCGATCGTCCTCGAAGCAGGGCTGAGTTTTCTGGGCCTGGGCGACCGGGCGACGGCCAGCTGGGGCAGCCTCCTGCAGAGTGCCCAGAGCTATCTCCGCGACGCGTGGTGGCTGGCCGTGTTCCCTGGCGGTGCCCTGACGCTCGTCGTCCTGGCGCTCTTCGGGATCACCGAAGGGCTCCACCGGCTCTACACGCCGGGGTGGAGCTCCCCGTCCGCGCCGGTCGATGGGCCGCTGGCGCCTGCGCCGGTTCCGCCCGTCGTCCCTCAGCGTACCGGTGCCGGCTCCAGGCTATGGCAGGAACAGTCGCCGCAGGTGCAGCGCTCGCCGAAAAGGGTCCGCTCCACCCGCAGGAGCAGGTCAGCCTGGTCCCGTGGCAGGCTGTACCGCAGCTCTGGAAGGTAGAGCAACAACTTCAGGGTGTGTAGCAGCGAGGGCACCTCTTTCCCCTGTTCCCACAGGGAGACGGTGCCCTGGGTAACCCCGACGGCCCGCGCCACGTCGTGTTGGGTCATGCCGCGCGCCGTGCGCGCGCGTTTGAGGGCAGTGGCCAGTGGCTGGCGCTCCATGGCCGGGTTCCCCATGGTAGGGTTGATTGTAGGCGGGTGCGTCCGCCGGGGTCAATGCGCCCTGTACCGCTACCACCGGACAGGCCGGTGTGCTCGCTGTCCTCGCGGTCGGTTGCCGGGTCCCGGACGGGTTGCGTGAGCGGACAGCAGGTGGTACCGTTAATGCAACGACCCGAGAGTCGCCTGGGCGTCGGTTGCGGCAGAGCAACCCCGGCAGAAGCCGGGGGGCGGGGGGCCGGATGCCGGTCGCAGCGAACATGATGTCCGCACAGGCGAGGGCAACCGCGTGGGACGGGCCGCGGGCGGTCAACGGACCGCCCGCGGCCCGCGCATTATGGTGAGGAACGAGACGTGGCGGACGGGACGCTGCGCATCGCGGTGTGCGGCAAGGGCGGGGCTGGTAAGACCACCGTGGCCGGCACCCTCGCGCGGTTGCTCGCCCGGCGCGGGCGTCGGGTGCTGGCCATCGACGGCGACTCCAACCCCAACCTCGCCATCACGCTGGGGATTCCTCCCGATCAGGCCGCGACGCTTCCGCCGCTGCCGCGCACGCTGGTGGAGGATCGCGTCGACGAGGACGGCACGGTGCGCCGCGTGCTGACGACGCCGGCTGCGGAGATCATCGCACGGTACGGTGTGCCGGCACCCGACGACGTCACGCTGGTGCTGATGGGGCGTGTGGATCATGCGGGGGCCGGGTGAATGTGCCGCACCCATGCTACCGTGCGTAGCCTCATCGGCGAGCTGGTCTCGGCAACGGACAGGACGGTCGTTGCGGACATGGAGGCCGGGCTGGAACACCTCAGTCGCGGCACGCCCCGTCACGCCGACGCCATCGTGGCGGTCGTCGAGCCGTACTTCAAGTCGCTGGAGACCGGCCGGCGGGTGTACGACCTGGCGCAGGAGTTCGGTGGGACCCGGACGGGAGTGGTCGCCAACAAGATTCGCAGCCCTGAGGACGACGGCGCGGTGCGCGCCTTCTGCGCGCGACATGGCCTGCGCCTGCTCGGTGTGATTCCATTCGACGAGGTGTTCGTGGCTGCCGACCGGCGGGGACGGGCGCCGGTCGACCTCGATCCCGGCGCGGCCGGTATCGCGGCGATCGGACACCTGGCAGAGATCCTGGAAGACCTGTCGCGGGATCGACACGTGCGTGCCTGAGAGGTGCATGCCTGCCTGAAGGGGGCCGGAATCATGTCGCACGCGGGAACCCACGTCCTGCCCGAACAGACGCTGGAATCGACCGCGCGTGCGACCCTGGAGCGGGAGCCGCGGCCGGCACCGCAGCGGGTCCCGTTCGGTCCCCTGCGCGTCGTGCACGCGTTCTGGCTGGCGGGAATGAGCTGCGACGGTTGCACCATCGCCGTCTCCGGTGCGACGAATCCCGGCGTCGAGGGGTTGCTGACGGGAACGATCCCCGGCCTGCCCAAGGTGCTGTTGCACCACCCGGTGCTCTCGGTGGAAGCGGGCGAGGAGTTCGTCCACAACTTCCGCCTAGCCGAGGAGGGCAAGCTCGGCGCGCCGTTCGTGGTGATCTTCGAGGGCTCGGTGCCCGACGAGCGCGTGGCCGCGGAAAGCGGCGGCTACTGGGCGGCGCTGGGGGTGGAGGAGCGCGACGGCGTGCGTCGCCCCATTCCCACCGCCGAGTGGCTGCAGCGCCTCGCGCCGCGTGCGGCGGCCGTCATCGCCATCGGGACCTGTGCCACCTGGGGAGGCATCCCCGCGGCGATCGGGAACCCGACGGGCGCCATGGGCGTCATGGACTTCCTCGGCAAGGAGTACCGCAGCGCGCTGGGCCTTCCGGTGATCAACATCCCGGGATGCTCGCCGGTGGGCGACAACTTCACGGAGACCGTGGCCGCCATCCTGCTGTTCCTCCAGGGGCTGGGGCCGCTACCCGAGTTCGACGAGCTCGGACGCCCCGCATGGCTCTTCAGCCAGACGGTGCACCAGCAGTGCGTACGGGCCGGGTACTACGAGGAGGGGAGTTTCGCCGAGCGCTACGGCGACAAGGAGTGCCTGGTCGAGATCGGCTGCTGGGGGCCCGTGGTGCAGTGCAACATCACCAGCCGTGGCGCCATCAACCACCTCGGCGGCTGCATGAACACCGGCGGCATCTGCATCGGCTGCACGATGCCCGGGTTCCCCGACCGGTTCACGCCGTTCTACCAGACGCCCCCCGGGGCCGTGCTGTCGACCAAACCGGCGAAGATCACCGGCACGTTCGTACGCCCGCTACGCCGTCTGAGCATGCGGTTTCAGAACCGGGAGTTGCGCTGGGACGCCGCTGGCGGGGTACCGACCGGCTGGGGACACGTGAAGGAACCGTCGGCGCTGGAACGGGCGCTCCACGCCCTCTACGAGTGGTGGCAGTTTCGCACCGCAGAGCGCCCGGGCCGCACGCGGCCCGAGGAGCAGTACCCTGACGGCTACGAGGTGCCGGCCGTTGTCCGGGCGCGGCGGGAGGGGCGGTCGTGACCGACGCCGAGCTGTTGAGCCGGTGGTACCTCTTCCTGGCCCTCGGTGGCGTCATCGTGGCCGTCGTGGCCCTCCTCCTGGCGGCGATCCTCATGACCGCCCGGCGCATCGAACGGGCCGCGAGCCGGTGCCTGACCGCCGTCCGGCAGGTCGCCGACCGCACGGCGGCCATCTGGGAGCTGGACTCCACCAACGCGGTCGCCTGGGAGCTGCGGGAGGCCGCGCGAACGGTCCGGCAGCGGGCGGAGGAGATCGCGCAGGCGCTCCAGGCGCCCGCGGGTCCCCGCGTCTGAGGGAGGAGTGCGATGGCGGTCGCCGCCAGCCAGCCCACCATCACCCTCGTGTGGAGCGTCTCGCTGCTGCTGGGGCTCGTCGTGCTGGTCGTGGTCGTGGCGCTGTTGCAGGCGATCCTGACGACCGTGCGCCGGGTGCACGACGTCGCGGGCACCCTCTGGACCGAGGGCCAGCGCCTGGCCAACAACACGGTGCACGTGCCGCTGCTGGAGCGCACCACCCTGTTGCTGGAGGGCGTCGTCGCCGAGGCACGCGGACTCAGGGCGGCCACCGAGCGTATCAGGGAGGCGCTCGAGCGGACGGGAGGCCGTGCATGATCGTCGGATGGACGCTCCTTGCGGCCCTCGGCGTCGCCACGCTGGCCGCGGTGCTCATCGGGTACCTGGTGGCACTGGTGGGCGTGCTCGACCGCCTTGGCGGCCAGCCGACGAGCCTTCTTGCCAGGATTCGCATGGGCGTGCGTGCCATCGAAGTGGAGACCGGCCACCTCCCGCTGCACGTGGAGCGGCTCAACGCTGGCGCGGCAGCGCTGCGACACGAGCTGCAGGCGGTGGCAGCCGCCCTGGCCGCGGCCGCGCATGCGGTGGGAGGGAGGCGCTGATGCCCCCGGCGGTGCTTTGGATCTGGTGGGCAACCCTGCTGGTGAGCGTGGGGATCGTCATCCCAACGGTGTGGTACCTGCTGCATCGGGTCCTGCGGGCGACGCACGCCATTGAGCGGTACGCGGCGGAGACGCTCCAGGCCGGGCTGGGCATCGCACGGCACGCGCAGGGGATCGCCGCGCTCGGCGTCACCACGGACGTCGCGGCCGACCTGCTCCGAGTCACGCAAGAGGTGGCGCAGCACGCGGCCGTAGTGGAGCAGGCGCTGGGCCGCCAGAGGCTGGAGGGGGATCGGCCGTGACGCTGCTGGTCTGGGCAACCGGCCTGACCGCCGTGGCGCTGGTCGCCGTGCTGGCAGGGTACCTGCTGGCGGCGAGCGTGGCGCTGGTGCGGGCGCGCCGACACCTGGAGCGGCTGGCGGAGGGACTGGAGGCGATCGCCGCCGAGGTTCAGCCGCTGGGCGATCGCCTGCGCGCCGTCAACACCGTCGCAGCAGATCTCCTCACGGGCCTGCGCCAGGTCGACGAGCACCTGAGGGGCATCACCGTCGTGTTGCGATTGTAGGGGAAGACCAGGCTCGCCACCGGAGGCGAAGGCGCTCATGTGCTTCAAGAACCTCCCCATCGAGTTCGACGCTCAGGGTCGCGCCCATCTGCGCGAGGACGTACGCAACCCCTACGGCTACGAAGCCCGGTCGCTGGCGACGGAGGAGGAGCGGATCGAGGAGCTGCTGCGGCGCAACGGGCACATTCGCTCTGTGGACTTCGACCCCGTAACCCGGGTCGCGGGGGCGCTGGCCTTTCACGCGGTCGTCGACCTCAACGCGCGGCGCGTCCTCGCCGCCAACTCCATGGCCACATTGTTCCGCGGGTACGAGGTCATCATGAAGGGCCGGGATCCTCGGGACGCGCTGTTCATCACCAGCCGGGCGTGCGGCGTCTGCGGTGGGGTCCATGCGACGACCTCGGCGCTCGCCATGGAGATGGCGTTCGGCATCGCGCCGCCGCCGCTGGGCATCGTGGTGCGCAACCTGCTGCTGGCGCTGGAGTTCCTCTACGACCACCCCCTGCACCTGTTCTTGCTGGCCGGACCCGACTACTCCCAGGCCATCGTCTCGGTCACCAACCCGGAGCTGTGGGAACGCGCCCAGCGCACCGAGGCGCCCCGGGCCGGCGTCCATGGTTACCGAACCGTGGGCGAGATGATGGTCGACCTGAACCCGCTCACGGGGAAGCTGTACCTGGAAGCGCTGCACATGACGCGGGTGGCGCGCGAAGCGTACGTGCTGATCGGCGCCAAGTACCCGCACCCCGAGACGGTGGTGCCCGGGGGGATGAGCGTCACCGTCACCCTGTCCACGTTCAACCAGATCTACGTGCGGTTGCAGCAGTTCTTCGACTATGCCAAGAAGGTGGCAGCGTTCTGGGACGACCTGGTGGAGTTCTTCTACGCCGCGGATCCCCGCTACCGGCAGCTGGGCGTGCGGCCGGCCACCATGATCGACCCGGGCATCTGGGACGACCCCGAGGCCTACGACGCGACCTACGCCCGGTGCGATCAGTGGGGCGAGCGGCGCTGGGCGACTCCAGGCGTGGTCGTCGACGGGCAGGTCGTCACGACGAGCCTGCAGGCGCTCAACATCGGCCTGGAGGAGTTCGTCGAGCACGCCTACTACGAGCCGTGGAACGGGCATCGGTTCCCGACCGACCTCGCCGGCAACCCGTTGAGCCCCTACCACCTGTGGAA is a window encoding:
- a CDS encoding alpha-ketoacid dehydrogenase subunit beta; the protein is MTYLEAIRDALLVAMRQDDRVFLIGEDIGVYGGAFGITRGFLDEFGPLRVIDGPLAETANVGAGVGAAVMGMRPVVEMQFADFVTDAMTQVVNMAATFHYRTGWPLPLVLRMPYGGDVKGGPFHSQCKEAWFVHTPGLKVVAPAFAADAKGLLLAAIRDPNPVLYFEHKHLYRYQKEEVPEGDYTVPIGTARVVREGTTLSVFSYGWMLHKCLQAADQVAAEGIFPEVVDLRSLAPLDTEGILASVRRTGKALIAYEANRTGGVGAEVAARIAEAAFEDLDGPIVRVASADAPVPHSPVLEAAFQPQVADLAAAMRRLAAY
- a CDS encoding ABC transporter substrate-binding protein — translated: MRWTVLATCAVGVGFVLAVAATVGGQARHGGALVIRAASDPGTLNGAITTASPAHTVADSIFNGLVQLDARLQPVPDLAERWTVAPDGRTYTFRLARGVRWHDGRPFTSADVKFTYEHVLLTYHARTRAGLEGVLDAVDAPDPHTVVFRFKRPFGALLQRADVTEAPILPRHLYEGTDVLQHPANAVPVGTGPFRFKEWQRGAEVTLVKNEAYFKHGAPSMDLLVFRILPQPALAVIALERGEVHYHDTVPAPDVRRLQATGAFTLVPALAGPGGSFCISTAFPNLTRPPLDQVRVRQAIYQALNREFMVLAVAGGLGRVATAPISRGIPWAHHPGLPPVRYDPARANALLDEAGVRRGADGVRLRLTFPVATTQIRYAEVMRDNLRDVGIEVVVQPMEFTAAVQTVFVRREFDLAFASYCNGPDPDIGVKRMYVSSNIQPIPFSNGAGYRNPRVDDLFDAATRSLDLPQRGRHYRDIQEILWQEVPYFWLVETFRYVGYPRTLRDVQSWSGNVAERAYWSVAR
- a CDS encoding ABC transporter permease, which encodes MLLLLRFAGRRMVTALPMLAAVAVVTFLLVRLAPGDPVYVLAGEGGTPAYYALVRQRLGLDRPLPEQLARYLATLARGDLGWSLHQQRPVGALIVERLPATLVLAGAAFLLATAAGLGLGVWAAARAGSVVDRLLLVTATVGSSLPVFWTGLLLVLVFAWHLHWVPVQGMMAAPAPDTAAARVLDVLHHLVLPACALALQPLASVSRLMRLKLLEALAEPYIVTARAKGLSQGRVLAHAARNALLPVLTVMGGYAQMLVSGAVLTETVFAWPGLGRLALDATLTRDYPLILGLVLTGAASTVALHWLTDVLYGAIDPRITYG
- a CDS encoding ABC transporter permease, with product MLWQPPDLAAGGVVLVVACVVALFPHAVTSADPMRTGGVPLQPPSSTHPLGTDELGRDLWSNLVHGTRTSLAVGVLATTLGTSIGVAVGAVAGYHGGFWDEGLMRLAELVQIVPRFLLALLLVALFGSRLSVLTLVIAATTWPVVARVVRSEVLSLRQRDFVVAARAVGARDARVIARHLLPNALPAVLIGAPVQVGRAIVLEAGLSFLGLGDRATASWGSLLQSAQSYLRDAWWLAVFPGGALTLVVLALFGITEGLHRLYTPGWSSPSAPVDGPLAPAPVPPVVPQRTGAGSRLWQEQSPQVQRSPKRVRSTRRSRSAWSRGRLYRSSGR
- a CDS encoding AAA family ATPase; this translates as MADGTLRIAVCGKGGAGKTTVAGTLARLLARRGRRVLAIDGDSNPNLAITLGIPPDQAATLPPLPRTLVEDRVDEDGTVRRVLTTPAAEIIARYGVPAPDDVTLVLMGRVDHAGAG
- a CDS encoding hydrogenase expression protein HypE, whose product is MSHAGTHVLPEQTLESTARATLEREPRPAPQRVPFGPLRVVHAFWLAGMSCDGCTIAVSGATNPGVEGLLTGTIPGLPKVLLHHPVLSVEAGEEFVHNFRLAEEGKLGAPFVVIFEGSVPDERVAAESGGYWAALGVEERDGVRRPIPTAEWLQRLAPRAAAVIAIGTCATWGGIPAAIGNPTGAMGVMDFLGKEYRSALGLPVINIPGCSPVGDNFTETVAAILLFLQGLGPLPEFDELGRPAWLFSQTVHQQCVRAGYYEEGSFAERYGDKECLVEIGCWGPVVQCNITSRGAINHLGGCMNTGGICIGCTMPGFPDRFTPFYQTPPGAVLSTKPAKITGTFVRPLRRLSMRFQNRELRWDAAGGVPTGWGHVKEPSALERALHALYEWWQFRTAERPGRTRPEEQYPDGYEVPAVVRARREGRS
- a CDS encoding nickel-dependent hydrogenase large subunit translates to MCFKNLPIEFDAQGRAHLREDVRNPYGYEARSLATEEERIEELLRRNGHIRSVDFDPVTRVAGALAFHAVVDLNARRVLAANSMATLFRGYEVIMKGRDPRDALFITSRACGVCGGVHATTSALAMEMAFGIAPPPLGIVVRNLLLALEFLYDHPLHLFLLAGPDYSQAIVSVTNPELWERAQRTEAPRAGVHGYRTVGEMMVDLNPLTGKLYLEALHMTRVAREAYVLIGAKYPHPETVVPGGMSVTVTLSTFNQIYVRLQQFFDYAKKVAAFWDDLVEFFYAADPRYRQLGVRPATMIDPGIWDDPEAYDATYARCDQWGERRWATPGVVVDGQVVTTSLQALNIGLEEFVEHAYYEPWNGHRFPTDLAGNPLSPYHLWNRETKPKPVGQNWKEKYSWAAAPRWDRRVMEAECTTRMWITAAAQKLPSSAFIEPTGSSLRLRIPAAAMPEMELEWTIPTVWNAFERNRGRAYCIAYTAMVALDNWLRGMQYLKQGETRVSTRFEVPRRGLRIGVGFWGAGRGYLTHHLVLENGTVANYQILTPSTWNASPKDPWGRGGPYEEAVLNTPILEAFTSPDEYRGIDILRVIRSFDPCMPCTTHVHVDGMDRVISREVNTCACELDG